From the Cohaesibacter sp. ES.047 genome, one window contains:
- the purN gene encoding phosphoribosylglycinamide formyltransferase, translating into MSGRKKRTAILISGRGSNMTAILKAARDPDYPAEIALVLANNADAKGLATAANEGIKTAHVDHRPFKGDREAFDAEIQKVLEANDIELVVLAGFMRILTASFVERWTDRMLNIHPSLLPSFKGLHTYERAIEAGCRLSGCTVHFVRADMDSGPIICQAAVPVIDGDDADSLSARILVAEHQIYPQALALVAGDRVTVDGMRVTIRHDEPVDGSVQLVN; encoded by the coding sequence ATGAGCGGAAGGAAGAAACGCACCGCCATTCTGATCTCTGGCCGCGGCAGCAACATGACCGCCATTCTCAAGGCCGCCCGCGACCCTGACTATCCTGCCGAAATCGCGCTGGTTCTGGCCAACAACGCCGACGCAAAAGGCCTTGCAACGGCTGCCAATGAGGGCATCAAGACAGCCCATGTCGATCACCGCCCCTTCAAGGGTGACCGCGAAGCCTTTGACGCGGAAATCCAGAAGGTGCTGGAAGCCAACGACATCGAGCTTGTCGTGCTGGCCGGCTTCATGCGAATCCTGACCGCAAGCTTCGTTGAACGCTGGACCGACAGGATGCTGAACATCCATCCCTCTCTGCTGCCCTCCTTCAAGGGCTTGCACACCTACGAACGCGCCATCGAGGCCGGCTGCCGCCTGTCCGGGTGCACGGTCCATTTCGTCCGCGCCGACATGGATTCGGGCCCGATCATCTGTCAGGCAGCGGTCCCCGTGATTGATGGCGACGACGCCGACAGCCTGTCCGCCCGCATTCTGGTTGCCGAACATCAGATCTATCCGCAAGCCCTTGCTCTGGTTGCTGGCGACCGGGTTACCGTTGACGGTATGCGCGTCACGATTCGCCATGACGAACCGGTTGATGGTAGCGTCCAACTTGTCAATTGA
- a CDS encoding UDP-glucuronic acid decarboxylase family protein — protein sequence MIANYHSRNRILVTGGAGFLGSHLCDRLIKEGADVICADNFFTGSKDNVKHLFNNPNFELLRHDVTFPLYVEVDEIYNLACPASPIHYQYDPVQTTKTSVHGAINMLGLAKRVGARIFQASTSEVYGDPEVHPQNESYWGRVNPIGIRSCYDESKRCAETLFFDYHRQHALEIKVARIFNTYGPRMSANDGRVVSNFIMQALKGEPITIYGDGSQTRSFCYVDDLIDAFVRIMKTDDSFTGPVNIGNPTEFTMLELAENILELVDSTSGISFHPLPQDDPRQRKPDIGLAKQVLEWEPKVPLREGLKETIDYFRSTLK from the coding sequence ATGATTGCAAATTACCATAGCAGAAACCGAATTCTTGTGACGGGCGGAGCAGGTTTCCTCGGCTCGCATCTGTGCGATCGCCTCATCAAGGAAGGGGCAGACGTCATATGCGCCGACAATTTCTTTACCGGCAGCAAGGACAACGTCAAGCATCTGTTCAACAATCCGAACTTCGAGCTTTTGCGCCATGACGTGACATTTCCGCTCTATGTCGAAGTAGACGAGATTTACAATCTCGCCTGCCCGGCGAGCCCGATCCACTATCAATATGACCCTGTGCAAACCACCAAGACCTCGGTGCACGGCGCCATCAACATGCTCGGACTTGCCAAGCGCGTTGGTGCGCGTATCTTTCAGGCCTCGACCAGTGAGGTCTATGGAGACCCGGAGGTTCACCCTCAGAATGAAAGCTATTGGGGCCGGGTCAATCCGATCGGCATCCGATCCTGTTATGACGAGAGCAAGCGCTGCGCTGAAACGCTCTTTTTCGACTATCACCGCCAGCACGCGCTCGAAATCAAGGTTGCCCGCATCTTCAACACCTATGGCCCACGTATGAGTGCCAATGACGGGCGCGTCGTCAGCAACTTCATTATGCAGGCACTGAAAGGCGAACCCATCACGATCTACGGAGATGGTAGCCAGACGCGCTCATTCTGCTATGTCGATGACCTCATCGATGCCTTTGTCCGGATCATGAAAACGGACGACAGCTTTACAGGCCCTGTGAACATCGGCAATCCGACAGAGTTCACCATGCTCGAGTTGGCCGAAAACATCCTCGAACTGGTCGACAGCACGTCCGGCATTTCTTTCCACCCCTTGCCGCAAGACGACCCCAGACAGAGAAAGCCCGACATCGGCTTGGCCAAACAGGTGCTTGAGTGGGAACCAAAAGTGCCGTTGCGGGAGGGATTGAAGGAAACAATCGACTATTTCCGCAGCACCCTGAAATAA
- a CDS encoding class I SAM-dependent methyltransferase produces the protein MFDYARDFLRFLVSPPKEQAKALAVIKRMRLGRHYLGKCGYWRSLLTGRSIDQDGNPIPWMNYAMVGFLKERLSSNMTMFEYGSGYSSLFFASYCRSVLSLEHNRDFYELFHGQARANNDIRLVGDSIEDYCGFIKEGDTLYDVIVIDGLHRNECAKQCLDNLTPNGVILFDDINEYAWDEGIRHLKEIGFKQLTMGGLKPQSYAGASTSVGTMENFVPWRGNSNMRRPTYEHRQSPFGSSDGRPQSGRSVRRGRDSARTDQGAGRTSPERRTGRASDRRTRRCAA, from the coding sequence ATGTTCGACTATGCCCGCGATTTTCTGAGATTTCTGGTCTCCCCCCCAAAGGAGCAGGCCAAGGCGCTCGCTGTCATCAAGCGCATGCGCTTGGGCAGGCACTATCTCGGCAAATGCGGCTACTGGCGCTCTCTGCTCACCGGACGCAGTATCGATCAGGATGGCAATCCGATTCCTTGGATGAACTATGCGATGGTTGGCTTCCTCAAGGAGCGACTGTCGAGCAACATGACCATGTTCGAATATGGCTCGGGCTATTCCAGCCTGTTCTTTGCCAGCTATTGCCGCTCTGTCCTCTCGCTGGAACATAACAGGGACTTCTACGAGCTGTTCCATGGTCAGGCCCGTGCCAACAACGACATTCGCCTTGTTGGCGACAGCATCGAGGACTATTGCGGCTTCATCAAAGAGGGCGACACGCTCTATGATGTCATCGTGATTGACGGTCTGCACCGCAATGAATGCGCCAAACAATGCCTCGACAATCTTACCCCCAACGGCGTGATCCTGTTTGACGATATCAACGAATATGCCTGGGATGAGGGGATCAGGCACCTCAAGGAAATCGGCTTCAAGCAATTGACCATGGGCGGATTGAAGCCACAATCCTATGCCGGTGCCAGCACCTCTGTCGGGACTATGGAGAATTTTGTGCCCTGGCGTGGTAACTCTAATATGAGGAGACCCACGTATGAGCATCGACAAAGCCCTTTTGGATCATCTGATGGAAGGCCGCAAAGCGGGCGATCTGTTCGGAGAGGACGGGATTCTGCAAGAACTGACCAAGGCGCTGGCCGAACGAGCCCTGAGCGCCGAACTGGACGAGCATCTGACCGAAGAACGCGCCGATGCGCCGCCTGA
- a CDS encoding IS256 family transposase — MFGEDGILQELTKALAERALSAELDEHLTEERADAPPEGANQAPNRRNGRSQKTVTTDSGKVILDIPRDRNGSFDPLLIAKYQRRFPEFDTKIISMYARGMTTREIQGHIEDIYGIEASPSLISAITDSVMEEVTAWQNRPLEPCYPIVFMDAIRVKIRTDGVVLNKAVFVALAVLPDGTRDVLGLWFQANEGAKFWAKVLSDLRNRGVQDILIAVVDGLKGFPQAIEAAFPQTQVQTCIVHLLRHSMSFASYKDRKAVAAALKAVYTAVDAAAAETALAEFENSDLAAKYPAIAPSWRRAWNEVIPFLDYPPQVRRLIYTTNAIEALNSKIRRAVRSRGHFPSDEAAAKLIYLALNATSVEWKRSVREWHSVKSQFAIMFEDRFQMA, encoded by the coding sequence CTGTTCGGAGAGGACGGGATTCTGCAAGAACTGACCAAGGCGCTGGCCGAACGAGCCCTGAGCGCCGAACTGGACGAGCATCTGACCGAAGAACGCGCCGATGCGCCGCCTGAAGGCGCGAACCAGGCGCCAAATCGTCGCAATGGCCGCAGCCAGAAGACGGTGACCACCGACAGCGGGAAGGTCATTCTCGACATTCCCCGTGACCGCAACGGCAGCTTTGATCCTCTGCTGATCGCCAAGTATCAGCGCCGCTTTCCCGAGTTCGACACCAAGATCATCAGCATGTACGCGCGCGGGATGACGACCCGCGAGATCCAGGGGCATATCGAGGATATCTATGGTATAGAGGCGTCCCCGAGCCTGATTTCGGCGATCACCGATTCCGTGATGGAGGAAGTGACCGCCTGGCAGAACCGCCCGCTGGAACCGTGTTATCCGATTGTGTTCATGGACGCGATCCGGGTCAAGATCCGCACCGACGGCGTGGTTCTGAACAAGGCGGTTTTTGTGGCCCTGGCTGTTCTCCCGGACGGCACCCGCGACGTTCTGGGGCTTTGGTTCCAGGCCAATGAGGGTGCCAAGTTCTGGGCTAAAGTTCTCAGCGATCTGCGCAACCGTGGCGTTCAGGACATTCTCATCGCCGTCGTGGACGGTCTGAAGGGCTTCCCCCAGGCCATCGAGGCAGCCTTTCCTCAGACCCAGGTCCAGACCTGTATCGTGCATCTGCTGCGCCATTCCATGAGCTTTGCCAGCTACAAGGATCGCAAGGCCGTCGCAGCGGCTCTTAAGGCTGTCTACACCGCTGTGGACGCAGCAGCCGCGGAGACTGCGCTGGCGGAGTTCGAAAACAGCGACCTTGCCGCCAAATACCCGGCAATCGCGCCGAGTTGGCGCCGGGCCTGGAACGAGGTGATCCCGTTCCTCGACTATCCGCCCCAGGTGCGCAGGCTGATCTACACCACGAACGCCATTGAAGCACTGAACTCGAAAATCCGCCGGGCCGTTCGCTCCCGCGGGCATTTCCCCAGTGACGAGGCAGCTGCGAAATTGATTTATCTCGCCCTGAATGCTACTTCTGTGGAATGGAAACGCTCCGTGCGCGAATGGCACTCAGTGAAAAGCCAGTTCGCAATAATGTTCGAAGATCGTTTCCAAATGGCGTAA
- a CDS encoding LysE family translocator — protein MTLDTWLLFVALSILPAFSPGPGLLFTLSNSLRYGSRITFWSALGNTLGMVIIGAGVTFGLGALMAASSVAFLALKIIGGLYLVWLGIKTWRDRSELEADLSLALPPKRRSIFLTALGVAITNPKAIAVQLAIIPPFLHEPSTLYRDGLILAVTYALACLVSHISVMLLSGRLRGFFANALRMKYLRRGIGLTFISFGAALAASSR, from the coding sequence ATGACCCTCGATACCTGGTTGCTGTTCGTCGCTCTATCGATCCTGCCTGCTTTCAGTCCCGGTCCCGGTCTGCTGTTCACCCTGTCCAACAGCTTGCGCTATGGCAGCCGCATCACCTTCTGGTCTGCATTGGGTAACACACTTGGCATGGTCATCATCGGTGCTGGCGTTACATTCGGACTGGGCGCTCTGATGGCTGCATCAAGCGTTGCCTTTCTGGCACTGAAGATCATTGGCGGTCTCTATCTGGTTTGGCTGGGCATCAAGACATGGCGGGACCGGTCCGAGCTCGAAGCGGATCTGAGCCTCGCCCTCCCCCCGAAACGCCGGAGCATCTTTCTCACAGCCCTCGGTGTCGCCATTACAAACCCCAAGGCAATTGCTGTTCAGCTGGCGATCATTCCCCCATTCCTGCATGAGCCATCGACCCTTTACCGCGATGGCCTCATCCTTGCCGTTACCTATGCCTTGGCCTGCCTTGTCAGCCACATCAGCGTCATGCTGTTGTCTGGCCGCTTAAGAGGCTTCTTTGCCAACGCTCTTCGCATGAAATATCTACGCCGCGGCATTGGCCTTACCTTCATCAGCTTTGGCGCAGCCCTCGCAGCGTCCTCCCGCTAG
- the ndk gene encoding nucleoside-diphosphate kinase, whose product MAIERTFSIIKPDATKRNLTGKIIAKFEEAGLRVVASKRIHMTKEQASGFYAVHKDRPFFGELVDFMISEPVVVQVLEGESAIAKNREVMGATNPSEAAEGTIRKEFALSMGENSVHGSDAPETAAEEIKFFFTDDEIVG is encoded by the coding sequence ATGGCTATCGAACGCACCTTCTCAATCATCAAGCCGGATGCCACAAAGCGGAACCTCACCGGCAAGATCATCGCCAAGTTTGAAGAGGCAGGTCTGCGCGTCGTCGCTTCCAAGCGCATCCACATGACCAAGGAACAGGCCTCCGGTTTTTATGCGGTTCACAAGGATCGCCCATTCTTTGGCGAGCTTGTTGACTTCATGATTTCCGAGCCGGTTGTCGTGCAGGTGCTGGAAGGCGAAAGTGCCATTGCCAAGAACCGTGAAGTGATGGGCGCCACCAACCCGTCGGAAGCCGCCGAAGGGACCATCCGCAAGGAATTTGCCCTGTCCATGGGCGAGAATTCCGTGCACGGCTCCGATGCACCTGAAACCGCTGCAGAAGAAATCAAATTCTTCTTCACAGACGACGAAATCGTCGGCTGA
- a CDS encoding glutathione S-transferase family protein, with protein MTIKLYDLCAKDRAVRFSPACWPTRMALAHKGLEVEVVPTLFTDIARIEGGGQKSVPVIADGDMVVRDSFAIALYLERTYDNRPTLFGGEAGEALSRFIHYWAGSFIEGQIARMIIHDIYQKLDPADQPYFRESREARFGRPLQEVQEQTPERIEAFRQSLGPFRTTLYKQPFLGGDMPLYADYCLFGSLQWPRLMSDAQLLDRDDPVAMWFERCLDLHGGLGRAAKA; from the coding sequence ATGACTATCAAGCTTTATGACCTGTGCGCCAAAGACCGGGCTGTGCGGTTTTCTCCCGCCTGTTGGCCAACACGCATGGCGCTGGCGCACAAGGGGCTGGAAGTAGAGGTCGTGCCGACCCTTTTTACGGACATTGCCCGGATCGAAGGTGGAGGACAAAAGAGTGTGCCTGTGATTGCCGATGGGGACATGGTGGTCCGGGATTCCTTTGCCATCGCGCTCTATCTCGAACGGACCTACGACAACCGCCCGACCCTGTTTGGCGGTGAAGCGGGCGAGGCGCTGTCGCGTTTCATTCACTATTGGGCAGGCAGCTTCATTGAAGGGCAGATCGCACGCATGATCATCCATGACATCTATCAGAAACTCGATCCCGCTGATCAGCCCTATTTCCGCGAGAGCCGTGAAGCACGGTTCGGGCGGCCGCTGCAAGAGGTTCAGGAGCAGACGCCCGAGCGGATCGAGGCGTTCCGGCAGAGCCTTGGTCCCTTCCGCACGACCCTTTACAAACAACCATTCCTTGGCGGTGACATGCCGCTCTATGCAGACTATTGCCTGTTTGGATCCTTGCAGTGGCCACGGTTGATGTCCGATGCCCAGTTGCTTGATAGGGATGATCCGGTTGCAATGTGGTTCGAGCGCTGTCTCGATCTTCATGGCGGATTGGGGCGTGCCGCCAAGGCCTGA
- the abc-f gene encoding ribosomal protection-like ABC-F family protein, translating into MLHINNLTYRIAGRALFEEATLVVPEGAKMGLVGRNGTGKTTLFKLLVGDIAPESGTATIRKGARVGQVAQEAPASDESLLAFVLKADLERTALLAEAELATDPARISEIQLRLTDIHAHSAEARAATILHGLGFDAEAQSRPTKDFSGGWRMRVALAAILFSEPDLLLLDEPTNYLDLEGTLWLESYISRYPYTVMMISHDRDLLNKAVDHIAHLDQLKLTSYRGGYDNFERTRREKLELQQKLRSKQLDQRKHLESFINRFKAKATKAKQAQSRVKALEKMKPIAAVVEDHIKPLSFPNPEKIMAPPIIRMEKASVGYEPGKPILRNLDLRIDPDDRLALLGANGNGKSTFAKLISGRLDIDDGTIFRAGRLKIAFFAQHQLDELKPTQSAYEHVRPLMPDAPESKVRARVAQMGLGTEKMDIAAQKLSGGEKARLLLGLAAFDGPHLLILDEPTNHLDIDSREALVHAINEYQGAVVIISHDRHLIEACVDQLWLVHDGSCKPYDGDLEDYRRLLLSSSNSPDSMQKEKNGSAETNQTAEKRRSAAEKRKEQAPLRRKIQAAERDMDKIRDRIEKIDEMLADPDLYAKFPEKGAKLSKDRSDLSTLLDKIEEKWLEMSEEIED; encoded by the coding sequence ATGCTGCATATTAATAATCTCACCTACCGTATTGCTGGCCGTGCCCTCTTCGAGGAAGCAACCCTTGTTGTGCCCGAAGGGGCCAAAATGGGCCTTGTTGGCCGCAATGGGACCGGCAAAACCACCCTGTTCAAGCTGCTTGTGGGCGACATCGCGCCTGAAAGCGGCACAGCGACCATCCGCAAGGGCGCGCGCGTCGGGCAGGTCGCACAGGAAGCCCCGGCCTCGGACGAAAGCCTGCTCGCATTTGTCTTGAAGGCCGATCTTGAACGAACAGCCCTTCTGGCCGAAGCGGAACTGGCCACCGATCCGGCCCGCATCTCTGAGATCCAGCTTCGGCTTACCGATATCCACGCCCATTCCGCCGAGGCTCGCGCCGCGACCATCCTGCATGGTCTGGGCTTTGATGCCGAGGCGCAGAGCCGCCCGACCAAGGATTTCTCGGGTGGCTGGCGCATGCGCGTCGCGCTGGCAGCGATCCTCTTTTCCGAGCCGGATCTGTTGCTGCTCGATGAGCCGACCAACTATCTCGATCTTGAGGGCACCTTGTGGCTGGAGAGCTATATCAGCCGCTATCCCTACACGGTGATGATGATCAGCCATGATCGCGACCTGCTCAACAAGGCTGTGGATCACATCGCCCATCTTGATCAGCTCAAACTGACCAGCTATCGCGGCGGCTATGACAATTTCGAGCGCACACGCCGCGAAAAGCTGGAGCTGCAACAAAAATTGCGATCCAAGCAGCTTGACCAGCGAAAGCATCTGGAAAGCTTCATCAACCGTTTCAAAGCCAAGGCCACCAAAGCCAAGCAAGCGCAGAGCCGCGTCAAGGCGCTTGAAAAAATGAAGCCAATTGCAGCGGTTGTAGAAGATCACATCAAGCCACTGTCCTTCCCCAATCCCGAAAAGATCATGGCCCCGCCGATCATTCGAATGGAGAAGGCGTCGGTGGGATACGAGCCCGGCAAACCGATTTTGCGCAATCTCGACCTACGCATCGATCCCGATGACCGGCTTGCCCTGCTCGGGGCCAACGGCAATGGCAAGTCGACCTTTGCCAAGCTGATCTCTGGTCGACTGGACATTGACGACGGCACGATTTTCCGAGCCGGCAGACTCAAGATCGCCTTCTTTGCTCAGCATCAGCTGGATGAATTGAAGCCGACCCAAAGCGCCTATGAGCATGTCCGCCCGCTGATGCCCGATGCTCCCGAATCCAAGGTCCGAGCCCGCGTCGCGCAAATGGGACTTGGCACCGAAAAGATGGACATCGCAGCACAGAAGCTCTCTGGCGGAGAGAAAGCGCGCCTTCTTTTGGGGTTGGCGGCCTTTGATGGCCCGCATCTTCTCATTCTTGATGAGCCAACCAACCATCTTGATATCGACAGCCGCGAAGCGCTGGTCCACGCCATCAACGAGTATCAGGGCGCAGTGGTGATCATCTCCCATGACAGACATCTGATCGAGGCTTGTGTCGATCAGCTCTGGCTCGTGCATGACGGCTCGTGCAAACCCTATGATGGTGATCTGGAAGACTATCGCCGCCTCCTTTTGTCCAGCAGCAACAGCCCGGACAGCATGCAAAAGGAAAAGAACGGTAGCGCCGAGACCAATCAAACTGCCGAAAAGCGACGATCCGCCGCTGAAAAGCGCAAGGAGCAGGCACCGCTGAGGCGCAAGATTCAGGCCGCCGAGCGCGACATGGACAAGATCCGCGACCGCATCGAAAAGATCGATGAAATGCTTGCCGACCCGGATCTCTATGCCAAATTCCCCGAAAAGGGTGCCAAACTCTCCAAGGACCGCTCTGACCTCTCAACACTCTTGGACAAGATCGAAGAAAAATGGCTGGAAATGTCCGAGGAAATTGAGGACTAG
- a CDS encoding VOC family protein: MPQSLSLIAIVVRDYDEAIAFYTETLEFELIEDTYQPEQDKRWVVVKPKGEGNTSLLLARASNDHQAKYIGDQAGGRVFMFLETDDFWRDYELYKERGITFVRPPLEADYGTVAVFEDLYGNLWDLVEYSDQSPLQTITR; the protein is encoded by the coding sequence ATGCCACAATCCCTATCGCTCATCGCCATTGTGGTGCGTGATTACGATGAAGCCATCGCCTTCTATACCGAGACACTCGAATTCGAACTCATCGAGGATACCTACCAGCCAGAACAGGACAAACGCTGGGTGGTGGTGAAGCCAAAGGGCGAAGGCAACACGTCCCTCCTGCTTGCCCGGGCCAGCAATGATCATCAGGCCAAATATATCGGCGATCAGGCTGGCGGACGGGTGTTCATGTTCCTTGAAACAGACGACTTTTGGCGCGATTATGAGCTTTATAAGGAGCGGGGCATCACCTTCGTTCGTCCCCCGCTCGAAGCCGACTATGGAACGGTTGCCGTGTTCGAAGACCTTTACGGCAACCTCTGGGATCTCGTTGAGTATTCCGACCAATCCCCCTTGCAAACCATAACCCGCTAG
- a CDS encoding glycerophosphodiester phosphodiesterase family protein — MFKSLLLFFLLIVIAVWANNSSVFFGGDPMVSAKILSHRGLHQTYHRRNLQSKTCTADRIDEPTHGYLENTLPSIKAAFDAGADVVEIDVYLTADKRWAVFHDWTIDCRTDGKGKIRDKTMAELKQLDIGYGYTANGGQTYPFRGKFVGVMPELHEVFDAFPDKRFLVNFKSNDPEEGQEMAKDIKLNQDWREAVWAVYGSPKSVAAALGADKDLAGYSKPILFSCLKQYALWGWSGYVPESCHNTKLSLPNNYAPWLWGWPHKFTERMRAVGTDVILLGPYEKGDPGTVGIDDAAMLKTVPEHFDGYVWTNKPTEIAPLLSARKDRG; from the coding sequence ATGTTCAAAAGTCTGCTGTTATTCTTTTTGCTCATCGTAATTGCGGTCTGGGCCAACAATAGTTCAGTCTTTTTCGGTGGTGACCCCATGGTCTCTGCGAAGATCCTGTCCCATCGCGGTTTGCATCAGACCTATCATCGCCGGAATCTTCAGTCCAAGACCTGCACGGCGGACAGGATTGATGAACCAACCCATGGATATCTGGAAAACACTCTTCCTTCGATCAAGGCGGCCTTCGACGCAGGCGCGGATGTGGTGGAGATTGATGTCTATCTGACGGCGGACAAGCGCTGGGCTGTCTTTCACGACTGGACCATTGATTGTCGCACCGACGGTAAAGGCAAAATCCGGGACAAGACCATGGCAGAGCTGAAACAGCTTGATATCGGCTATGGCTACACAGCGAATGGTGGGCAGACCTATCCGTTTCGGGGCAAGTTTGTCGGCGTAATGCCTGAGCTTCATGAGGTGTTTGACGCCTTTCCAGACAAGCGATTTCTGGTCAACTTCAAGAGCAACGATCCTGAAGAAGGCCAGGAAATGGCCAAAGACATAAAGCTTAATCAAGATTGGCGTGAGGCTGTCTGGGCGGTCTATGGCAGTCCGAAATCGGTCGCTGCTGCGCTGGGCGCGGATAAGGATTTGGCCGGCTATTCAAAGCCGATCCTGTTCTCCTGTCTCAAGCAATATGCGCTTTGGGGCTGGAGTGGCTATGTGCCGGAAAGCTGCCACAACACCAAGCTTTCCCTTCCGAATAATTACGCGCCATGGCTTTGGGGCTGGCCGCATAAATTCACCGAGCGCATGCGGGCGGTTGGGACGGATGTCATCCTGTTGGGGCCTTACGAGAAGGGAGACCCGGGAACGGTCGGCATTGATGATGCCGCGATGCTGAAGACTGTGCCGGAGCATTTTGACGGTTATGTCTGGACCAACAAGCCAACAGAGATCGCGCCGCTGCTCAGTGCACGCAAGGATCGAGGCTAG
- a CDS encoding aldo/keto reductase, translating into MKSVTIGTSETVPALGQGTWYMGDDARNKDDEIAALRRGVELGMTLIDTAELYGSGRSETLVGEAFSGMRDDVFLVSKVLPYNASEKGTIASCEMSLKRLGTDRLDLFLLHWPGTHPLEETVEAFEKLQKDGKIRYWGVSNFNSMEMAALSSVSGGDKVATNQVLYNLTRRGIEWDQLPSAERKGLPTMAYSPIEQARLLADSKLQTLASDLGLTTAQLALAWVLRREHMIAIPKAGKVAHVEENAKAAEIELTQDTLDTLDQMFPPPTGPSGLDIL; encoded by the coding sequence ATGAAATCTGTCACCATCGGAACATCCGAAACCGTCCCCGCATTGGGTCAAGGCACTTGGTACATGGGAGATGACGCCAGGAACAAGGACGACGAAATCGCAGCCCTCAGGCGCGGTGTCGAACTGGGTATGACGCTTATCGACACCGCGGAGCTTTATGGCTCGGGCCGCTCGGAGACGCTCGTTGGCGAGGCCTTTAGCGGCATGCGCGACGACGTGTTCCTCGTCAGTAAAGTCCTGCCCTATAACGCCAGCGAAAAAGGCACCATTGCATCCTGCGAAATGTCACTGAAGCGCCTTGGCACAGACCGGCTCGATCTATTTCTTTTGCATTGGCCAGGGACCCACCCGCTTGAGGAAACCGTCGAAGCGTTTGAAAAGCTGCAAAAGGATGGCAAGATCCGCTATTGGGGCGTGTCAAACTTCAATTCCATGGAAATGGCCGCCCTTAGCAGTGTTTCAGGAGGCGACAAGGTCGCAACCAATCAGGTGCTCTACAATCTCACCCGCCGGGGTATCGAATGGGATCAGCTACCGAGCGCGGAGCGCAAGGGCTTGCCCACCATGGCCTATTCGCCCATTGAACAGGCCCGACTTCTAGCTGATTCCAAACTGCAGACACTGGCCAGTGATCTTGGTCTGACAACGGCCCAGCTCGCCCTTGCCTGGGTGCTGCGCCGCGAGCATATGATCGCCATCCCCAAGGCCGGCAAGGTTGCTCATGTGGAAGAGAATGCCAAGGCGGCAGAAATCGAACTGACGCAAGACACGCTAGATACGCTGGACCAAATGTTCCCGCCCCCGACCGGACCGTCTGGCCTCGATATCCTGTAG
- a CDS encoding DNA polymerase III subunit chi — protein MPADIHFYHLQQQPLEAALPLLLEKCLERGWTAFVQTGSEERATSLDGHLWSWREDSFLAHGLASAGFAEKQPILISSQGVRAANGAHVRFFVDGARPEEDLALLEGLERAIVMFDGGSDDAVGAARRSWKALKEADFPVTYWQQTPRGGWDKKA, from the coding sequence ATGCCAGCAGATATCCATTTTTACCATCTCCAGCAGCAGCCCCTTGAGGCCGCCTTGCCGTTGTTGCTCGAAAAATGTCTCGAGCGTGGATGGACGGCATTTGTCCAGACTGGCAGCGAGGAGAGGGCCACCTCTCTTGATGGTCATCTGTGGAGTTGGCGAGAGGACAGCTTTCTGGCGCATGGGCTGGCCAGTGCCGGGTTTGCGGAAAAGCAGCCCATCCTCATTTCTTCACAGGGTGTTCGTGCTGCCAATGGTGCGCATGTGCGTTTCTTTGTCGACGGTGCGCGGCCTGAAGAGGATCTTGCTCTTCTAGAAGGGCTTGAGCGCGCGATCGTGATGTTCGATGGCGGTAGCGATGATGCGGTGGGGGCCGCCCGGAGAAGCTGGAAAGCCCTTAAGGAAGCGGATTTTCCCGTCACCTATTGGCAGCAGACGCCGCGTGGGGGCTGGGACAAGAAGGCCTGA